One segment of Methanothermobacter sp. DNA contains the following:
- a CDS encoding HAD-IC family P-type ATPase, which yields MTPWKRISEMDVEGALDELGTSPGGLKEAEARDRLEIHGPNEIEFKKPHPIFRFMKQFQSLLVYVLLTVAIFTAFIGEWIDTAVITGVVVLNAIIGFIQEGKASEAIESLQKFTESYSTVIREGREMRIPSGLLVPGDITVLGAGERVPADIRLIESKNLHVDESALTGESVPVEKDPSTLREEDILRGEFRNILFSGTLITEGRALGAVISTGRETELGRIAERVKEVDVKTPLLEKIDEFSRTITLAVVSLAAFNFIAAILFGYDAVLSFLASTSLAVAAIPEGLPAVLTVTLALAVRTMAERNAIVRNLPSVETLGSVTVICSDKTGTLTRNEMTVKSIYAGEVSYEVEGVGYSEDGYITLNGSRIKEPPEPLLRILKCGLNCNNASVADERIHGDPTEAALVVAAHKGGVRERARRVDEVPFDSTRKYMAVLTEDGLIQAKGSPERIIGMCSHELTESGLKPLEKDELKDRIHEMASEGMRVLAFAEKRHSGTEIHDEDLTDMTLLGFQGMIDPPRPEAIEAVGKCKSAGIRIIMITGDHAATAGAVAAELGIETSRVLTGPELSSMETHEITKSLDDCNVFARVTPDHKYTITEILRENGEIVAMTGDGVNDAPALKMADIGVAMGSGTEVARESADMVLADDNFATIVAAVSEGRNVYERIRRIIYYVLPTSGGQALIILLSFLLAPVSPTFSASLPLLPLQILWINMFDGVFLALPLVAEASDESVLEKPPRDPGTGIVDYTFIRKVGLVSAAMAISGLAVFYIGVSRGLDVTVARTVTFTTVILVHVFYLLTARSLDKSVLRIPPANRWVATGIIITVTVTLFIVYVPGLEVIFRTSPFPSEWWGIIIPFSLTGLLSIEAEKYIMGRLKHE from the coding sequence ATGACTCCCTGGAAGAGAATATCTGAAATGGATGTGGAAGGGGCACTTGATGAACTTGGAACATCACCCGGGGGCCTCAAAGAGGCAGAGGCCAGGGATAGGCTTGAGATCCATGGCCCCAATGAGATCGAATTCAAAAAACCACACCCCATATTCCGGTTTATGAAGCAGTTTCAGAGCCTCCTGGTATATGTACTTCTCACCGTCGCCATATTCACGGCATTCATAGGAGAATGGATTGACACCGCTGTAATCACAGGAGTTGTGGTCCTTAACGCCATCATCGGCTTCATACAGGAGGGGAAGGCCTCTGAGGCCATCGAGTCACTTCAGAAGTTCACTGAATCATACTCCACTGTAATCAGGGAAGGAAGGGAAATGAGGATCCCCTCAGGACTCCTAGTTCCAGGTGATATAACCGTGCTGGGAGCCGGTGAAAGGGTGCCTGCAGATATAAGGTTAATCGAATCAAAGAACCTCCATGTGGATGAATCTGCCCTCACAGGTGAATCCGTCCCTGTTGAAAAGGACCCCTCCACGCTCAGAGAGGAGGATATCCTCAGGGGCGAATTCAGAAACATCCTCTTCAGCGGAACCCTGATAACAGAGGGTAGGGCTCTTGGTGCTGTGATTTCAACTGGAAGGGAAACAGAGCTCGGCAGGATAGCAGAGAGGGTGAAGGAAGTTGACGTTAAAACACCACTCCTTGAGAAGATCGATGAATTCTCAAGGACAATAACACTGGCTGTTGTGTCACTTGCAGCCTTCAATTTCATTGCTGCAATCCTCTTTGGATACGATGCGGTACTATCATTCCTTGCATCAACATCCCTTGCGGTTGCTGCAATCCCCGAGGGTCTGCCAGCAGTACTCACCGTAACCCTCGCACTTGCAGTGAGGACCATGGCAGAGAGGAATGCCATAGTGAGAAACCTCCCCTCAGTGGAGACACTTGGAAGTGTCACCGTGATATGCTCCGACAAGACAGGGACACTCACCAGGAATGAGATGACAGTAAAATCCATATACGCGGGGGAGGTCAGCTATGAGGTCGAGGGGGTGGGCTACAGTGAGGATGGTTACATAACACTCAATGGTTCCAGAATCAAAGAGCCCCCCGAGCCACTCCTCAGGATACTTAAATGCGGCCTCAACTGCAACAACGCATCAGTTGCTGATGAAAGGATCCATGGTGACCCCACAGAGGCGGCACTGGTCGTGGCGGCCCACAAGGGAGGTGTAAGGGAGAGAGCTAGAAGGGTCGATGAGGTGCCCTTTGACTCCACCAGGAAGTACATGGCTGTCCTCACAGAGGATGGCTTAATACAGGCAAAGGGGTCCCCTGAGAGGATAATAGGTATGTGCAGCCATGAACTAACAGAAAGCGGATTGAAGCCCCTTGAAAAAGATGAACTGAAGGATAGGATACATGAAATGGCATCAGAGGGTATGAGGGTCCTTGCATTTGCAGAAAAAAGGCATTCAGGTACAGAAATCCATGATGAGGACCTCACAGACATGACCCTCCTGGGATTCCAGGGCATGATTGACCCCCCCAGACCCGAGGCCATTGAGGCCGTTGGGAAATGCAAATCCGCAGGTATAAGGATCATCATGATAACAGGGGACCATGCTGCCACCGCAGGGGCTGTTGCAGCTGAACTCGGAATAGAAACCAGCAGGGTACTCACAGGGCCCGAATTATCATCAATGGAGACCCATGAAATCACAAAATCCCTGGATGACTGCAACGTCTTTGCAAGGGTGACCCCTGATCACAAGTACACAATAACAGAGATACTGAGGGAGAACGGTGAGATCGTGGCAATGACAGGTGATGGGGTGAATGATGCCCCGGCACTTAAAATGGCTGACATAGGCGTTGCAATGGGTAGCGGAACAGAGGTTGCAAGGGAATCAGCTGATATGGTCCTTGCAGATGATAACTTCGCCACCATCGTTGCGGCTGTAAGTGAGGGGAGGAACGTCTATGAGAGGATAAGGAGGATAATATACTATGTCCTCCCAACAAGCGGGGGCCAGGCCCTCATAATACTCCTCTCATTCCTCCTCGCACCGGTAAGCCCCACCTTCAGCGCCAGCCTGCCGCTTCTCCCCCTCCAGATACTGTGGATAAACATGTTTGATGGTGTCTTCCTCGCCCTCCCCCTGGTTGCAGAGGCCTCAGACGAATCTGTCCTTGAAAAACCACCAAGGGACCCCGGGACTGGAATAGTGGACTACACCTTCATAAGGAAGGTTGGCCTGGTATCCGCTGCAATGGCCATCTCAGGACTCGCTGTGTTCTATATAGGGGTCTCACGGGGACTTGATGTTACCGTGGCAAGGACCGTGACCTTCACCACGGTGATTCTTGTACATGTCTTCTATCTCCTCACAGCAAGGTCACTGGATAAATCCGTCCTCAGGATTCCCCCGGCTAACAGGTGGGTGGCGACCGGTATAATCATAACCGTGACAGTTACCCTTTTCATAGTGTACGTCCCGGGCCTTGAGGTCATATTCAGGACCTCCCCATTTCCATCTGAGTGGTGGGGGATAATAATACCATTCTCACTCACAGGCCTCCTCTCAATAGAGGCCGAGAAGTACATCATGGGGAGGTTAAAGCATGAATGA
- a CDS encoding histidine kinase dimerization/phosphoacceptor domain -containing protein, with translation MEACMNPYSIISLLASVIAFYTSVFIYYRNPRNNLNLLVSNVGVAVSFMAFTEFVYRTVSAPGDAIIWLRLSLLWPIIPAILLHTALTYTGKRVGKPAIAVIYAPAVIFILTGLLSDLFISGPILTYYGWTYALPEPPMVFALFSLWTVTVTLTAAAITLRDYLRSEGYRKRESLYIFMGLFVPLIVSFTTDFIFRDLMGLVFPEFTQTMLSIGLLFMAYGVWRYDFPELSPAIAARSISDVMPNFLIITDLEGRVTSCGRSVHEKLSYSSEDLRGKPFWDLFDPSDREVLREVVSGFSSSEMETRIISADGRTADVLLTASPIRGRFREPIGFVFIATDISLQRRATERLRESEMRFRGVADNISDGIAITDESDTVIYWNRALEEITSTGRDDALGRKMPDICSEVILEARGNDEFLIEGDRVVQISRFSIMPGLGAVLVRDVTEARRYEESLISALRERETLIREIHHRVKNNLQIISSLLNLQKPYIRDAEDLRIFEESQTRIKSMAMIHENLYQSETLSEINMRNYISRLVTELLSTYGASGIVSDIRVDDVSLDIELAVPVALIISELITNSVKYAFPDGEGRIIISFNLEGGVYLLDYRDTGQGLPEDFSSGSSDSLGMTLVRALVGQLDGELETFNEGGAVFRITFPDRGS, from the coding sequence ATGGAGGCGTGTATGAACCCCTACTCAATCATATCCCTCCTTGCATCTGTGATTGCATTCTACACATCAGTATTCATTTACTACAGGAACCCCCGCAATAACCTCAATCTTCTTGTATCCAACGTTGGTGTTGCTGTATCATTCATGGCCTTCACCGAGTTCGTCTACCGGACAGTGTCAGCACCGGGGGATGCCATAATATGGCTCAGGCTGAGTCTCCTCTGGCCCATTATACCTGCAATTCTCCTCCACACAGCCCTAACCTACACTGGAAAAAGGGTGGGTAAACCTGCAATTGCAGTAATCTATGCACCGGCGGTTATATTCATATTAACGGGGCTTCTAAGTGACCTCTTCATTTCAGGTCCGATACTCACATATTATGGCTGGACCTACGCCCTCCCGGAACCCCCCATGGTCTTTGCACTCTTCTCGTTATGGACGGTTACCGTGACACTGACAGCGGCAGCCATCACCCTCAGGGACTACCTTAGATCTGAGGGATACAGGAAGAGGGAGTCCCTTTACATATTCATGGGCCTTTTTGTGCCTCTTATTGTGAGCTTCACAACTGACTTCATCTTCAGGGATCTTATGGGGCTGGTCTTCCCTGAGTTCACCCAGACCATGCTCTCCATTGGACTGCTTTTCATGGCCTATGGTGTCTGGAGGTACGACTTTCCGGAACTCTCACCTGCCATAGCTGCAAGGAGCATATCTGATGTGATGCCCAACTTCCTCATAATAACGGACCTTGAGGGGAGGGTTACAAGCTGCGGGAGGAGCGTCCATGAGAAGCTCTCCTACAGCTCCGAAGACCTGAGGGGTAAACCATTCTGGGATCTTTTTGACCCCTCCGACAGGGAGGTGCTGAGGGAGGTGGTCTCGGGTTTCAGTTCATCTGAGATGGAGACCAGGATAATCTCAGCGGACGGAAGGACAGCTGACGTTCTCCTCACAGCATCACCAATAAGGGGGCGCTTCAGGGAGCCCATTGGGTTCGTATTCATTGCAACCGATATAAGCCTCCAGAGGAGGGCCACAGAGAGGCTCCGTGAGAGCGAGATGAGGTTCAGGGGAGTTGCAGATAACATATCAGATGGCATAGCAATAACCGATGAATCAGATACTGTCATCTACTGGAACCGGGCACTCGAGGAGATAACATCCACTGGAAGGGATGACGCTCTGGGAAGAAAGATGCCTGATATATGCTCTGAGGTGATCCTCGAGGCCCGTGGAAACGATGAGTTCCTCATAGAGGGTGATAGGGTTGTTCAGATCTCCAGGTTCAGTATCATGCCAGGGCTCGGGGCTGTGCTTGTGAGGGATGTTACAGAGGCAAGGCGATATGAGGAATCACTGATATCTGCCCTCAGGGAGAGGGAGACACTTATAAGGGAGATACACCACCGTGTAAAGAATAACCTGCAGATAATATCGAGCCTCCTGAACCTGCAGAAGCCCTACATAAGGGACGCTGAGGACCTCAGGATATTTGAGGAGAGTCAGACCCGTATAAAGTCCATGGCCATGATACACGAGAACCTCTACCAGTCAGAGACCCTCTCAGAGATAAACATGAGGAACTACATCTCACGCCTTGTAACTGAACTCCTCTCAACCTACGGGGCCTCGGGTATCGTATCAGACATCAGAGTGGATGATGTGAGCCTCGATATTGAGCTGGCGGTCCCTGTGGCCCTCATAATCAGTGAACTTATCACAAATTCAGTAAAGTACGCCTTCCCTGATGGTGAGGGGAGAATTATAATCAGCTTTAACCTTGAGGGTGGGGTGTACCTCCTGGATTACAGGGATACAGGCCAGGGTCTTCCAGAGGATTTCAGTTCAGGTTCATCGGATTCACTGGGGATGACCCTCGTGAGGGCCCTTGTTGGCCAGCTTGACGGTGAACTTGAAACCTTCAATGAGGGAGGGGCTGTTTTCAGGATAACGTTTCCTGATAGAGGTTCCTGA
- a CDS encoding DUF3320 domain-containing protein gives MDKSARKIIEREFENLREKLLDLTMRNQLLNFRPRSRTVEVVNHDPEYIYTYLVLNGGKMKLAPRREPEEETDPGNEMEDPEGEVDTFNDIEDPEGEGEIDPGHEPEGLKPDDENILLTDLTESELQRRLFYINQRARTMIQEQGYNILYLALGFLEWMAADEPDIRRAPLILVPVVLERRRAGSSFSLRWDGSEIITNMSLQARLREEGIELPEFRMPQTSSGISEYLRRVEDAVKSMDGWGVTDEVQLGFFSFTKFLMYMDLDPASYSNWDEIVERPLLRALFSIEIDEDDGEVDIDSIPYEDLYHVVDADSSQIAVIEDVKAGKNLVVEGPPGTGKSQTIVNLIAELMAAGKTVLFVSEKMAALEVVKSRLDSIGLGRFCLELHSHKARKKDVLNELESTLMEAEAERPDAEREFRRVEKLRDELNEYRRALHEPLYSIQLSPFQLFGMKENSERYFSGELPFVRIPSPETITPDEWDEALVELRNLAKLAELLPPLHENPWSGTDPGMMLPSDVRELEVLLESVMKVTDRLLAALREFQERYGFKPVKTTGDLERLGEVVSVVAESRPFDLGVLESEIWDRYRADAFTLLDKLEAYTRRREILDRFHESVHSVDLEALLREYLKESSSRIKFLSGRYRKVRNEIEALYVGRAPENDYEVVEDLENLIDVMSLRGELERYSGVAGRFFGSMWNPENPSIQDLRATAEWIVRFRDLHSEGLISERTLECISDGLDGDKLLSEFHEILEIHSELEDKLSKLQTRINTHAHVIFNSAPEEVPFRAWRSRVKSWREALNLLPLWSQYLEKKRLCMKTRGAAFIPLIESGIISMEDIRPAMEGNLADALLERAFREIPSLYTFIGDLHEARIREFRELDSRIIELNRKRLIHQLNSNMPTVFGGAAPDSEESILSGEFTRKRGHMPLRKLLKLAGGVIKRIKPCFMMSPLSIAQYLDPRSSELQFDVVIFDEASQVKPEDALGAFLRARTAVVMGDTNQLPPTSFFDQMLTSEEDSEDVATAADIESILHLCKRSFPVRMLRWHYRSRHESLIAVSNQEFYDNRLLVYPSPSREDEELGLHLRYLPDTVYERGRTSSNPLEAAAVVEAIEEHFMRYGTSRSLGVGTFSVAQMNAILEALEERLRENPELERLINQETDEPFFIKNLETIQGDERDVIFISVGYGFDENGRMSLNFGPLNQEGGERRLNVLITRAREKCVVFTNFRASDLKTGPGTPFGVRALKRFLRYAETGVLDSDSASNSQGLFEDSVYEFLVDQGFEVDRGVGCAGFRVDFAVKDPDDPGRYIAGILTDGEMYSRAEVARDRDRLREEILRNLGWNIIHLWSSDWYRNRDETQRKVADGLSEIVEKTRESRELHEGIEVEGQVEVDEPEPPEVDEGSSESTIEEQDAAEPVDLPDESMGEAVASYVEYSTDKLRKPDDLYKNPTPVISSVVSEIVSMEGPVHVEEVVRRIRESCGLRRAGRRVRSIINSAIEMAENNGNIKRSGDFLLLTESMPVTVRRRTGRVDISLISPMEIEEAVRIALRSTSEMDEVVTRVSRMFGFKNTSRKTATGIRKVIEEMARRGEVVVEDDTIRSG, from the coding sequence ATGGATAAATCTGCAAGGAAGATCATCGAGAGGGAATTTGAGAACCTGAGGGAGAAACTCCTTGACCTCACAATGCGAAACCAGCTCCTGAACTTCAGGCCAAGGTCAAGGACGGTTGAGGTTGTGAACCACGACCCTGAATACATATACACCTACCTTGTCCTGAATGGGGGTAAGATGAAACTGGCCCCCAGGAGGGAACCTGAAGAGGAGACTGACCCCGGTAACGAAATGGAGGACCCTGAAGGTGAAGTGGATACCTTTAATGACATTGAGGACCCTGAAGGTGAAGGGGAGATTGACCCCGGCCATGAACCGGAGGGCCTTAAACCCGATGATGAGAACATCCTCCTGACTGACCTCACAGAATCTGAACTCCAGAGGAGGCTCTTCTACATCAACCAGAGGGCCAGGACGATGATCCAGGAGCAGGGCTATAACATACTATACCTTGCCCTGGGGTTCCTTGAGTGGATGGCCGCGGATGAGCCTGACATAAGGAGGGCCCCCCTGATACTTGTACCTGTGGTCCTTGAGAGGCGCAGGGCCGGCTCATCATTCTCACTCCGCTGGGATGGCAGCGAGATCATAACCAACATGTCACTCCAGGCCAGGCTCAGGGAGGAGGGAATCGAACTACCCGAGTTCAGGATGCCCCAGACTTCGTCAGGGATCTCAGAGTACCTCAGAAGGGTTGAGGATGCGGTGAAATCCATGGATGGCTGGGGGGTCACCGATGAGGTCCAGCTGGGTTTCTTCTCATTCACCAAGTTCCTCATGTACATGGACCTTGACCCGGCATCCTACTCAAACTGGGATGAGATAGTTGAACGCCCACTCCTCAGGGCCCTCTTCTCCATCGAAATAGATGAGGACGATGGGGAGGTGGACATAGACAGCATCCCCTACGAGGACCTCTACCACGTGGTTGACGCCGACTCATCCCAGATCGCGGTTATAGAGGATGTGAAGGCTGGTAAGAACCTTGTGGTTGAGGGGCCCCCGGGGACAGGGAAGTCCCAGACCATAGTGAACCTGATAGCCGAGCTCATGGCCGCAGGAAAGACCGTGCTCTTTGTTAGTGAGAAGATGGCCGCCCTTGAGGTTGTGAAGAGCAGGCTTGACTCCATAGGCCTCGGGAGGTTCTGCCTTGAACTCCACTCCCATAAGGCCCGGAAGAAGGACGTACTCAATGAGCTGGAGTCAACACTCATGGAGGCCGAGGCAGAGAGGCCAGACGCTGAGAGGGAGTTCAGGAGGGTGGAGAAGCTGCGCGATGAGCTCAACGAGTACAGGAGGGCCCTCCATGAGCCGCTCTACAGCATACAGCTCTCACCATTCCAGTTATTCGGGATGAAGGAGAATTCAGAGAGGTACTTCAGTGGTGAGCTGCCATTTGTCAGGATACCCTCACCTGAGACCATAACCCCCGATGAGTGGGACGAGGCCCTGGTGGAACTGAGGAACCTTGCGAAGCTGGCCGAGCTCCTCCCACCCCTCCATGAGAACCCCTGGTCAGGCACCGACCCGGGGATGATGCTGCCCTCCGATGTGAGGGAACTGGAGGTCCTCCTGGAGTCGGTGATGAAGGTTACCGATAGACTTCTGGCCGCACTCAGGGAATTCCAGGAGAGGTACGGCTTCAAGCCTGTTAAGACGACAGGGGACCTTGAGAGGCTCGGTGAGGTTGTCTCTGTGGTTGCAGAGTCACGCCCCTTCGACCTTGGTGTCCTTGAATCAGAGATCTGGGACCGCTACAGGGCCGATGCCTTCACCCTCCTTGATAAACTTGAGGCCTACACCCGCAGGAGGGAGATACTCGACAGGTTCCATGAATCTGTCCACAGCGTGGATCTGGAGGCACTCCTCAGGGAGTACCTCAAGGAGTCGTCCAGCAGGATAAAGTTCCTGAGCGGGAGGTACAGGAAGGTAAGGAATGAGATAGAAGCCCTCTACGTTGGAAGGGCCCCTGAAAATGACTATGAGGTTGTGGAGGACCTTGAGAACCTGATTGATGTCATGAGCCTCAGGGGGGAACTTGAAAGGTACAGTGGGGTGGCCGGGAGGTTCTTCGGTTCAATGTGGAACCCGGAAAACCCATCCATCCAGGACCTGAGGGCCACCGCAGAGTGGATAGTGAGGTTCAGGGACCTCCACAGTGAGGGCCTCATATCAGAGAGGACCCTGGAGTGCATCTCTGATGGCCTTGACGGTGATAAACTTCTCTCTGAATTCCATGAAATCCTTGAAATCCACAGTGAACTCGAGGATAAACTCTCAAAGCTCCAGACAAGGATAAACACCCATGCCCATGTCATATTCAACTCAGCACCGGAGGAGGTCCCGTTCCGGGCCTGGAGGTCAAGGGTTAAGTCCTGGAGGGAGGCCCTCAACCTCCTCCCCCTCTGGTCCCAGTACCTCGAGAAAAAGAGGCTCTGCATGAAGACCCGTGGTGCAGCATTCATACCACTCATAGAGTCAGGGATAATCAGCATGGAGGATATAAGGCCTGCCATGGAGGGTAACCTTGCAGATGCGCTCCTTGAGAGGGCCTTCAGGGAGATACCATCCCTTTACACCTTCATTGGTGACCTGCATGAGGCCAGGATAAGGGAGTTCAGGGAGCTTGACTCCAGGATAATCGAGCTCAACAGGAAGAGGCTAATACATCAGCTCAACAGTAACATGCCCACGGTCTTTGGTGGGGCGGCTCCAGACTCTGAGGAGAGCATCCTCAGCGGTGAATTCACACGTAAGAGGGGGCACATGCCCCTCAGGAAACTCCTTAAACTTGCAGGTGGCGTTATAAAGAGGATAAAGCCCTGCTTCATGATGAGTCCCCTCTCCATTGCCCAGTACCTGGACCCAAGGAGCAGCGAACTCCAGTTCGATGTGGTGATATTCGACGAGGCATCACAGGTTAAACCAGAGGACGCCCTGGGGGCATTCCTCAGGGCCAGGACCGCTGTGGTGATGGGTGACACCAACCAGCTCCCACCAACAAGTTTCTTTGACCAGATGCTCACATCAGAGGAGGACTCTGAGGATGTGGCCACTGCGGCTGACATTGAGAGCATACTCCACCTCTGCAAGAGGAGCTTCCCTGTCAGGATGCTCAGGTGGCACTACAGGAGCCGGCACGAGTCCCTCATCGCGGTTTCGAACCAGGAGTTCTATGACAACAGGCTCCTGGTGTACCCTTCACCGTCGAGGGAGGATGAGGAACTGGGACTCCACCTCAGGTACCTTCCAGACACGGTATATGAACGTGGAAGAACCTCATCCAACCCCCTTGAGGCCGCCGCTGTTGTTGAGGCCATAGAGGAGCACTTCATGAGGTACGGCACATCAAGGAGCCTTGGTGTGGGCACGTTCTCTGTTGCCCAGATGAACGCCATCCTCGAGGCACTGGAGGAGAGGCTTCGGGAGAACCCTGAACTTGAGCGGCTCATAAACCAGGAGACCGATGAGCCATTCTTCATAAAGAACCTTGAAACCATACAGGGGGATGAGAGGGACGTTATCTTCATCAGTGTGGGCTACGGCTTTGATGAGAACGGAAGGATGTCCCTCAACTTCGGGCCTCTGAACCAGGAGGGGGGTGAGAGGAGGCTTAACGTCCTCATCACCAGGGCCCGTGAGAAGTGTGTGGTGTTCACCAACTTCAGGGCATCGGACCTTAAAACAGGGCCGGGGACGCCCTTCGGTGTCAGGGCACTTAAGAGGTTCCTCAGGTACGCCGAGACAGGTGTGCTTGATTCAGATTCCGCCAGTAATTCACAGGGCCTCTTTGAGGATTCTGTATACGAGTTCCTGGTTGACCAGGGATTCGAGGTTGACCGGGGTGTGGGGTGTGCAGGTTTCAGGGTTGACTTCGCGGTTAAGGACCCGGATGACCCTGGCAGGTACATTGCAGGGATCCTCACCGATGGTGAGATGTACAGCAGGGCGGAGGTTGCAAGGGATCGTGACAGGCTCAGGGAGGAGATCCTCAGGAACCTGGGCTGGAACATCATCCACCTCTGGTCCTCGGACTGGTACCGCAACAGGGATGAGACACAGAGGAAGGTTGCAGATGGGCTCTCTGAGATAGTTGAGAAGACCAGGGAATCCAGGGAGCTACATGAGGGGATCGAGGTGGAGGGTCAGGTGGAGGTTGATGAACCTGAACCCCCTGAGGTTGATGAGGGTTCATCTGAGTCCACCATAGAAGAGCAGGATGCAGCAGAACCAGTGGATCTTCCAGATGAATCCATGGGAGAGGCTGTTGCCAGTTACGTTGAGTACAGCACCGATAAGTTAAGAAAACCAGACGACCTCTACAAAAACCCTACACCTGTGATATCATCCGTTGTGAGTGAGATAGTATCAATGGAGGGTCCTGTGCACGTCGAGGAGGTTGTAAGGCGTATAAGGGAGTCATGTGGACTTAGAAGGGCAGGAAGGAGGGTCAGGAGCATAATAAACTCTGCAATTGAGATGGCAGAGAACAACGGTAACATCAAGCGAAGCGGCGACTTCCTGCTCCTCACAGAGTCCATGCCGGTCACGGTGAGGAGGAGGACTGGCAGGGTTGACATCTCACTCATATCTCCAATGGAGATCGAGGAGGCTGTGAGGATAGCCCTGAGGTCCACCTCAGAGATGGATGAGGTTGTAACACGGGTCTCAAGGATGTTTGGCTTCAAAAATACCAGCAGGAAGACTGCCACAGGTATCAGAAAGGTCATAGAGGAGATGGCCCGGAGGGGTGAGGTGGTGGTTGAGGATGATACCATCAGGTCAGGGTGA
- a CDS encoding ribonuclease H-like domain-containing protein: MFEKLKWNLMRQYEGMELDEAIGASRVTVAGSEALEVSFTRRVKFRVRESADNILSDLKLLRGVGPVTEERLKSEGYLTVPDLLDHERYRYEASRVLSMIQSGDVYSLRCYLNASASDERVLCALGRLDGGAFTFLDIETLGLSGEPVILTGMAWIEDGKIHVRQRLAPEPSMEAAVLEIFRHIPSDSVLVTFNGASFDIPYIRRRSEFHNLSNRLEQCHIDLYHVSRRLWGKSLPDCKLCTVESHILGVERDLDIPGAYVPDYYHTYLSTGNPGPLVPVVEHNREDIINMALLLSHINSGSTD; this comes from the coding sequence ATGTTTGAGAAACTCAAATGGAACCTCATGAGGCAATATGAGGGCATGGAACTGGATGAGGCCATCGGGGCATCCAGGGTGACCGTGGCTGGATCAGAGGCACTTGAGGTATCCTTCACCAGGAGGGTGAAGTTCAGGGTGCGCGAATCAGCGGATAACATCCTCTCTGACCTCAAACTCCTCAGGGGCGTTGGGCCGGTCACCGAGGAGAGGCTGAAGTCTGAGGGGTACCTCACGGTTCCCGACCTCCTTGACCATGAAAGGTACCGGTATGAGGCCTCCAGGGTCCTTTCCATGATCCAGTCAGGGGATGTGTACAGTCTGAGGTGTTACCTCAACGCCTCAGCATCCGATGAAAGGGTGCTCTGTGCTCTGGGACGCCTTGATGGTGGGGCGTTCACCTTCCTTGACATTGAGACCCTTGGGCTTTCAGGGGAACCTGTGATACTCACAGGTATGGCATGGATTGAGGATGGTAAGATCCATGTGAGGCAGCGCCTCGCCCCTGAACCCTCCATGGAGGCCGCCGTCCTTGAGATATTCCGGCACATCCCATCTGACTCGGTTCTTGTAACATTCAACGGGGCAAGCTTCGACATCCCATACATAAGGAGGAGGTCAGAGTTCCATAACCTGAGTAACCGGCTGGAGCAGTGCCACATTGACCTCTACCATGTGTCAAGGCGCCTCTGGGGTAAGAGTCTACCTGACTGCAAACTCTGCACGGTCGAGAGCCACATCCTGGGGGTGGAGAGGGACCTTGACATTCCAGGGGCTTATGTACCCGACTACTACCACACCTACCTTTCAACCGGCAACCCGGGGCCCCTTGTACCTGTGGTGGAGCACAACAGGGAGGATATAATCAACATGGCCCTCCTGCTCTCACACATCAACTCCGGGTCCACTGATTGA